A stretch of the Bacteroidota bacterium genome encodes the following:
- a CDS encoding T9SS type A sorting domain-containing protein translates to TAPGTANFTYTVTNNTASAQSGVVFYQAFLGSNPVSPVVQVQSGSLNGMSSSPTLSFSVGVPGSAPAGLYTVAISAGPNTGTAVATDEVTVIIPASRAVAGGSAEWTLVDAQPWPALEAAARTSALGAFPNPFADRTEIGFELEASARVELVVYDVRGREVATLANDVLAAGQHSVEFDAASLPSGVYIYRLVTGTQVETGRMTLVK, encoded by the coding sequence ACCGCCCCCGGCACGGCCAACTTCACCTACACCGTGACCAACAACACCGCCTCGGCACAGTCCGGCGTGGTCTTCTACCAGGCCTTCCTCGGCTCCAACCCGGTCAGCCCGGTCGTCCAGGTACAGTCCGGCTCGCTCAACGGCATGTCCTCCTCGCCGACGCTCTCCTTCTCGGTCGGCGTCCCGGGCAGCGCCCCGGCGGGCCTCTACACGGTCGCCATCAGCGCCGGCCCGAACACGGGCACCGCGGTTGCGACGGACGAGGTGACGGTGATCATCCCGGCCAGCCGCGCGGTCGCTGGCGGCTCGGCGGAGTGGACGCTTGTCGACGCGCAGCCGTGGCCGGCGCTTGAGGCTGCCGCCCGCACGAGCGCGCTGGGAGCCTTCCCGAACCCGTTCGCGGACCGTACGGAGATCGGGTTCGAGCTCGAGGCGAGCGCCCGGGTGGAGCTGGTGGTGTACGACGTGCGGGGCCGCGAGGTCGCCACGCTGGCCAACGACGTGCTGGCGGCGGGTCAGCACAGCGTGGAGTTCGACGCGGCGTCGTTGCCGAGCGGTGTGTACATCTACCGCCTGGTGACGGGCACGCAGGTGGAGACCGGCCGCATGACCCTCGTCAAGTAG